GATCTTAAATGACAATCTAGGCAGTGCCGACTATGTTCGCGCAATTCGCGGCAAAGGGCTTATGATCGGTATCGAAATGAACGAACCATGCCCTGAGTTACTCCCCTTGGCCAAAGCAGCAGGAATATTGCTCAATATCACGTCAGAAAAGGTTATCAGGCTGTTACCCGCACTGACAATGACCGACCAGGAAGCAGTCTTCCTGGCTGACTCCATCGTAAAGCTAGTAAAGCTTTACGCAGCAGATGATAGACAAGCGCCACGTTAATCGCATACTAATTTGGAAACGAAACCATGGCTTTGAGACATTTTTTAACTTTACTTGATTTGACTCCAGACGAACTCAAAAAGCTGACATTGCGAGCCATCGAGATAAAAAATGAACATAAATTAGGGAAGATTTACGAGCCGCTTAAAAATCGAGTGCTCGGCATGATTTTCGAGAAGTCTTCAACCAGAACTCGAGTCTCTTTTGAGTCAGGCATGGCTCAGTTTGGTGGTAGCTCCATTTTCCTCTCTCCTAGAGATACCCAACTAGGCCGAGGCGAACCCATCGAAGATAGCGCCCGCGTACTATCTCGCATGGTCGACGCAGTCATGATCCGAACATTTGAGCATGAGAAGGTTGTGCGTTTCGCAGAATACTCGGAAGTACCTATCATCAACGCTCTAACTGATGACTTCCACCCCTGCCAATTGCTAGCCGATATGCAAACTTACCATGAACATCGTGGATCTATTGAAGGCAAGCGAGTTACATGGGTTGGTGACGGCAACAATATGTGCAACTCATACATCAATGCAGCACGACAGTATAACTTTGAGCTCGTAGTAGCGTCACCTGATGGCTATGACCCAAGCAAAGCGCTTATGGAGAGCAATAGCGACCGAGTTGAGATTATTCGTGACCCCAAGGCAGCAGTTAAAGGCTCTGACCTTATCGTGACTGATGTGTGGGCATCAATGGGGCAGGAAGAAGAACAGAACGCAAGAGCCGCTGTATTCAAAGACTATCAGGTAACACCAGAGTTAATGTCTTACGCTAACAGTGATGCACTCTTTATGCACTGTCTACCCGCCCACCGAGGCGAAGAAGTTAGCGCAAGTATGATGGATCATAGTAGCTCTGTCGTATGGGATGAAGCTGAAAACAGGTTGCACGCTCAAAAAGCATTGTTAGAGTTTCTTCTCTGCAACAGCTAGCAGCGGCATCAATATAAAGCGCCGGTTATGCCGCCTATTCATGAAGATAATGATTTCTCATGTCACAACTGCTTAAAATTAAAGATCTAACCTGCCGCTATGATAACGAAGATATCATAGCGGGGCTTTCACTTACCCTAAATGAAGGTGATATTGGCTGCTTGTTGGGGCCAAGTGGCTGCGGGAAAAGCACTATTTTACGCGCTATTGCGGGGTTCCATCCCGTCAGTGAGGGGTCAATCTCCCTACAAGACAGCGTGATATCTTCCTCAAGTAAATCTATCGCACCCGAGAAACGCCCAGTAGGTATGGTGTTTCAAGATTATGCACTGTTCCCTCATATGACCATTGCTCAAAACGTTGGTTACGGGCTACATAAACTGCCTAGCCAAAAGCGTAAGCGTAAAGTTTTAGAAATGCTAGAGCTGGTTAATCTATCCGATTTAGCCAATCGTTATCCCCACGAACTCTCAGGGGGGCAGCAGCAAAGAGTTTCTCTAGCCAGAGCGATGGCACCTGAGCCTTCATTAATACTATTAGATGAGCCATTCTCGAACCTCGATGTAGAACTTAGAAAGCGGCTGAGTTTAGATATTCGAGATATTCTCAAATCGCTCAATATGACTGCCATACTCGTCACCCATGATCAACACGAGGCTTTTGCAATGTGTGATCAAATTGGCGTGATTAAAGATGGTATCATTCAACAGTGGGATAGCCCTTATAACCTCTACCATGAACCTGTAAACCGTTTTGTTGCAAGTTTCGTGGGTCAGGGGTGCTTCATAAAGGGTACACTAGTGTCTCATGAAAAATTTGATACCGAGCTAGGCATTATAGAAGGAAATAGAGCTTACAATTGGGATAACGGCAGCCATGTCGATATTCTAGTCAGGCCAGATGATGTCGTATTCGACCCCAACTCTTCTCTAACTTGCCAGATCGTAAGTAAAACCTTTGCCGGTACATCAACACTATATCGATTACAGCTTGAATCAGGCGCCATTATTGAAGGACTTTTCCCAAGCCATCAAGATTTATATATAGGCGATCAGATCAATATTAGTTTGGCCGCAGACCACCTAATTGCATTTCAGTGGTCTGAGCCCTCATCTAAAGTCACACAGTAATCATTCTTTATAATACTTCTTGACGGTGTTTAACGCCGTCTCAGTTGTCCAAAGCTTCAACCTTCTCACCGAGCCAACACCTTACCGAGCCAACACCTTACCGAACCAACACCTACCGAACCAACCATGTAACCATACTGACGATCTAACCATACTGACGATCTAACCATACTGACAATATCTACGACCTAGTCATATCAACTACCTGACCCTCTCAACTACCTGACCCTCTCAACTGCATCCAACCAACCTGTGTAGAGTTTTTCTCGTTTTTCGGGCTGCATATTAGGCTCAAAACGCTGCTCACAAGCCCACAGAGCTGAAATTTCATCAAGGTCTTTGTACAAGCCTGCTTTTAAGCCTGCCAAATACGCCACACCTAAAGCCGTAGTCTCTGTAATTTGAGGCCGGTCTACCGTCACATTTAAAATATCTGCTAAAAATTGGACCAACCAATTGTTAACAACCATCCCCCCATCTACTCGAAGCGCTTTATAACTAGCCCCGTCGTTCTGCATCGCCCTGACAAGATCTTTGGTTTGATAACAGACCGACTGTAGACCTGCCGTTACAATATCAGCAATACCGGTATCACGGGTTAAGCCATGAATTGCTCCTCTAGCTCTAGGGTCCCAATATGGGGCTCCTAAACCGGTAAATGCGGGAACCAAATAAACTGGGTTATCTGACCCCGACTCCAATGCAAGCGCCTCAGCTTCTGACGCACAATCAATAAGTTTTAGCCCATCGCGAAGCCATTGAATAGCCGCACCGGCGATAAAGATACTCCCCTCTACTGCGTAGGTTGTTTTGCCATCAAGCCGGTATGCGACAGTCGTAAGCAGTCGATTTTCCGACCTTACTGCTTTTTCTCCGGTATTGAGCA
This genomic window from Alkalimarinus sediminis contains:
- the argF gene encoding ornithine carbamoyltransferase; its protein translation is MALRHFLTLLDLTPDELKKLTLRAIEIKNEHKLGKIYEPLKNRVLGMIFEKSSTRTRVSFESGMAQFGGSSIFLSPRDTQLGRGEPIEDSARVLSRMVDAVMIRTFEHEKVVRFAEYSEVPIINALTDDFHPCQLLADMQTYHEHRGSIEGKRVTWVGDGNNMCNSYINAARQYNFELVVASPDGYDPSKALMESNSDRVEIIRDPKAAVKGSDLIVTDVWASMGQEEEQNARAAVFKDYQVTPELMSYANSDALFMHCLPAHRGEEVSASMMDHSSSVVWDEAENRLHAQKALLEFLLCNS
- a CDS encoding ABC transporter ATP-binding protein, whose protein sequence is MSQLLKIKDLTCRYDNEDIIAGLSLTLNEGDIGCLLGPSGCGKSTILRAIAGFHPVSEGSISLQDSVISSSSKSIAPEKRPVGMVFQDYALFPHMTIAQNVGYGLHKLPSQKRKRKVLEMLELVNLSDLANRYPHELSGGQQQRVSLARAMAPEPSLILLDEPFSNLDVELRKRLSLDIRDILKSLNMTAILVTHDQHEAFAMCDQIGVIKDGIIQQWDSPYNLYHEPVNRFVASFVGQGCFIKGTLVSHEKFDTELGIIEGNRAYNWDNGSHVDILVRPDDVVFDPNSSLTCQIVSKTFAGTSTLYRLQLESGAIIEGLFPSHQDLYIGDQINISLAADHLIAFQWSEPSSKVTQ